One Acidobacteriaceae bacterium genomic region harbors:
- the polA gene encoding DNA polymerase I, which produces MPRAPQTQSTNQPSTAATSGRKPPVYLLDTMAFIFRAYHAMQRSRPMSTRTGIPTAATYVFVNMLNKLRKDFNPEYLAAVYDVGAPLHRNELADQLKDVKKFNIKTQQFEATEYAGYKANRTETPPDLIQQQPYIRRALEAFRIPILYYEGFEADDVIGTLSCQLSALGHHVYVVSSDKDMMQLVNENVSILNPTKDNLVLDPAGVEQTLGIPPRQVIDVMALRGDSIDNIPGAPGIGDKGSVELIQQFGTVEAAMDAAVNTPDAIKRKTYRESLANNRDNILLSKELVTIHTAVPIQADLHGMRTQPVDAAAARALFTELEFTTLLKELAPAADSTPATFTLNADANELAQLLAEARKENHLALALAATAQAISEESAAEPADPNANPDIETEPEPEAPQTLSLFGPGTSETTTETNSTLYPLPSTLSQPDPACRLGLAVTSTHAIEVSLDTPGLREALADPTLPKQVHDLKAVLRALEPHNVTLAGPITDVMLESYLLNPTHGSHTLADIAARTTSRALVHQPTKDHPNDPKRLPEAASAIVRLATVLSEQLAESAPITHNIPKDQPELGGAVTPEMLFADEEKPARRAAKKSKAKSTPTESQLNEHSTLTDVYTHIDLPLVPVLLRMEQVGVRVNLDLLREQSTRLGVQIDDLAERIYTASGHRFNVASPKQLGDVLFNKMNLPKPLKYGKGKVVSTAQDVLEDLAPDFPIVRDVLEHRQLSKLKGTYLDALPSLADKDQRIHTTFNQVGTATGRLSSTNPNLQNIPIRTAVGREIRAAFIAAPGNLLMSADYSQIELRLMAHFSQDPLLLDAYRTGKDIHTLTAAEVFEVDPATMSKETRARAKAVNFGIVYGISPFGLAAQLNIDQRTAREYIDKYFDRYKGVATFIERTLDQVRSTQSVRTAFGRVRPIPDIHSRNPNQRGFAERTAVNTPLQGTAADLIKLAMIRIDAEIARRNLRSRMTLQVHDELLFDVAPEEADEMTELVRTQMESAGEFSVPIVAEIGLGQNWRDIK; this is translated from the coding sequence ATGCCTCGCGCGCCGCAGACCCAATCCACCAACCAGCCCAGCACTGCAGCCACATCCGGCCGCAAGCCGCCCGTCTATCTGCTCGACACCATGGCGTTCATCTTCCGCGCCTATCACGCCATGCAGCGCTCGCGCCCCATGTCCACGCGCACCGGCATTCCCACCGCGGCAACCTACGTCTTCGTCAACATGCTCAACAAGCTGCGTAAGGACTTCAACCCCGAATACCTCGCAGCCGTCTACGACGTCGGCGCTCCTCTCCATCGCAACGAGCTCGCCGATCAGCTCAAGGACGTAAAAAAGTTCAACATCAAAACCCAGCAGTTTGAAGCCACCGAGTACGCCGGCTACAAGGCCAATCGCACCGAAACACCGCCCGACCTGATCCAACAGCAGCCCTACATCCGCCGCGCGCTCGAAGCCTTCCGCATTCCCATCCTCTACTACGAGGGCTTCGAGGCCGACGACGTCATCGGCACGCTCTCATGCCAGCTCTCCGCGCTCGGTCATCACGTCTACGTCGTCTCGTCCGACAAAGACATGATGCAGCTCGTCAACGAGAACGTCTCCATCCTCAACCCCACCAAGGACAATCTCGTCCTCGATCCCGCAGGTGTCGAACAGACTCTTGGCATCCCACCCCGGCAAGTCATCGACGTCATGGCCCTCCGCGGCGACTCCATCGACAACATCCCCGGTGCGCCTGGCATTGGCGACAAAGGGTCCGTCGAACTCATCCAGCAGTTCGGCACTGTCGAAGCCGCGATGGACGCCGCCGTCAACACGCCCGACGCCATCAAGCGCAAGACCTACCGCGAGTCGCTCGCCAACAATCGCGATAACATCCTGCTCTCCAAAGAACTCGTCACCATCCACACCGCCGTGCCTATCCAGGCCGATCTTCACGGCATGCGCACGCAACCCGTCGACGCCGCAGCCGCGCGCGCACTCTTCACCGAGCTTGAGTTCACCACGCTTCTAAAAGAGCTCGCCCCCGCAGCCGACAGCACGCCTGCCACCTTCACGCTCAACGCCGACGCAAACGAACTCGCACAACTCCTCGCCGAAGCCCGCAAGGAAAATCACCTCGCGCTCGCTCTCGCCGCGACCGCACAAGCTATTTCCGAGGAATCCGCCGCCGAGCCCGCCGACCCCAACGCAAACCCCGACATCGAGACAGAACCAGAACCAGAAGCACCGCAGACGCTATCACTCTTCGGTCCCGGAACTTCTGAAACGACGACCGAAACAAACTCTACCCTCTACCCTCTACCCTCTACCCTCTCTCAACCTGACCCAGCCTGCCGTCTAGGCCTGGCCGTCACATCCACGCACGCCATCGAAGTCTCACTCGACACGCCCGGCCTGCGCGAAGCTCTCGCCGACCCCACTCTCCCGAAACAAGTCCACGACCTCAAAGCGGTCCTCCGCGCGCTCGAGCCGCACAACGTCACGCTCGCGGGCCCCATCACCGACGTGATGCTCGAAAGCTATCTCCTCAACCCCACACACGGCTCGCACACACTCGCCGACATCGCCGCGCGCACCACCAGCCGCGCGCTCGTCCACCAACCCACCAAAGACCATCCCAACGACCCGAAGCGTCTCCCCGAAGCTGCATCTGCAATCGTTCGCCTCGCCACCGTGCTCAGCGAGCAGCTCGCAGAGTCCGCTCCCATTACCCACAACATCCCCAAAGATCAGCCCGAACTCGGGGGCGCCGTCACGCCGGAAATGCTCTTCGCCGACGAAGAGAAGCCAGCCAGAAGAGCTGCGAAGAAATCCAAAGCGAAATCCACTCCAACCGAATCACAGCTCAACGAGCACTCCACACTCACCGACGTCTACACCCACATCGACCTCCCGCTCGTCCCCGTGCTCCTCCGCATGGAGCAGGTCGGTGTGCGCGTCAACCTCGACCTCCTCCGCGAGCAATCCACGCGTCTCGGCGTGCAGATCGACGACCTCGCCGAGCGCATCTACACCGCATCCGGCCACCGCTTCAACGTCGCCAGCCCCAAGCAACTCGGCGACGTCCTCTTCAACAAAATGAACCTCCCCAAGCCGCTCAAGTACGGCAAGGGCAAAGTCGTCTCCACCGCGCAGGACGTCCTCGAAGACCTCGCGCCCGACTTCCCCATCGTCCGCGACGTCCTCGAGCATCGCCAGCTCTCCAAGCTCAAAGGCACATACCTCGACGCGCTCCCGTCACTCGCCGACAAGGACCAACGCATCCATACCACCTTCAACCAGGTCGGCACTGCGACAGGTCGTCTCTCCTCAACCAATCCCAATCTTCAGAACATCCCCATCCGCACTGCCGTCGGCCGCGAGATCCGCGCAGCATTCATCGCCGCGCCCGGCAACCTGCTCATGTCCGCCGACTACTCGCAGATCGAGCTCCGCCTCATGGCGCACTTCTCGCAGGACCCCCTACTCCTCGACGCCTACCGCACCGGCAAAGACATTCACACCCTCACCGCCGCCGAGGTCTTCGAGGTCGACCCCGCCACCATGAGCAAAGAGACACGCGCCCGCGCCAAGGCCGTCAACTTTGGCATCGTCTACGGCATCTCGCCCTTCGGCCTCGCCGCTCAGCTCAACATCGACCAGCGCACCGCCCGCGAGTACATCGACAAATACTTCGACCGCTACAAAGGCGTCGCCACCTTCATTGAGCGCACACTCGATCAGGTACGCAGCACGCAGTCTGTCCGCACCGCCTTCGGACGCGTCCGCCCCATCCCCGACATCCACTCGCGCAACCCCAACCAGCGGGGCTTCGCAGAACGCACCGCCGTCAACACACCGCTGCAGGGCACCGCCGCCGACCTCATCAAGCTCGCCATGATCCGCATCGACGCCGAGATCGCCCGCCGCAATCTCCGCTCGCGCATGACCCTCCAGGTCCACGACGAGCTTCTCTTCGACGTCGCCCCCGAAGAAGCCGACGAAATGACCGAGCTCGTCCGCACGCAAATGGAATCCGCCGGCGAATTCTCCGTTCCCATCGTCGCCGAAATCGGCCTCGGCCAAAACTGGCGCGACATCAAATAG
- a CDS encoding PEP-CTERM sorting domain-containing protein, which yields MRFARLAGLLPGKLLVAVGIGVVILGASTPASADEFAVTYFSVSGLNNNAGSDFHAGGVTTGTGSSNYVSGSLSGGMPVYNPSFTAAAGYSTPAGAGDVSGGGVLEWWTPGTYNGNVITETGAGTLNLSSSPTNMFPPDSTGTNNNNAEETAILSGDFDLSSPGSVSFGVAEDDDAFIYVDGTYVGGLGGIHALGSLLNVNTGTLSAGWHNVEIFYADQDQVAASLAFTSSVPISATPEPGSLALLGTGVLGLAGTLRRRFMR from the coding sequence ATGCGTTTTGCTCGTTTGGCTGGGCTGCTGCCTGGCAAACTGCTTGTTGCGGTCGGGATCGGTGTTGTGATTCTCGGGGCGTCTACACCTGCGTCTGCCGATGAATTCGCCGTTACCTATTTTTCGGTTTCCGGTTTGAACAATAACGCGGGTTCGGATTTTCATGCGGGCGGCGTTACCACGGGAACAGGCTCGTCAAACTATGTTTCAGGCAGCTTGAGCGGCGGTATGCCGGTTTATAACCCTTCGTTCACGGCGGCTGCGGGATACAGCACGCCCGCGGGAGCCGGTGATGTTTCCGGTGGCGGAGTTCTGGAGTGGTGGACGCCTGGTACGTACAACGGCAACGTGATTACGGAAACGGGCGCAGGCACTCTGAATCTCAGCAGCAGTCCTACGAATATGTTTCCTCCGGACTCCACCGGAACGAACAACAATAATGCGGAGGAGACGGCAATTCTCTCAGGCGATTTCGATTTGTCCTCGCCTGGCAGCGTGAGCTTTGGCGTGGCTGAGGATGATGACGCGTTCATCTATGTTGATGGGACGTACGTGGGCGGCCTGGGCGGCATCCATGCGCTCGGCTCACTGCTTAATGTCAATACGGGGACGCTCTCCGCGGGCTGGCATAACGTGGAGATCTTCTACGCAGACCAGGACCAGGTAGCAGCAAGCCTGGCGTTCACCAGCAGTGTGCCGATCAGTGCGACACCTGAGCCTGGCAGCCTCGCGCTGCTCGGAACTGGTGTGCTCGGGCTGGCCGGAACGCTTCGCCGCCGCTTCATGCGGTAA
- a CDS encoding ferritin-like domain-containing protein — MPDKKQPSITRQQLIDALNEDLSREYQAIIAYVNYSQVLKGAAYMSIADQLEIHAKQELDHALKISKAIDYLGGMPSVTPKPVKTSEKAEDMLKFDLENERVTIANYRRRVRQADELNEFAIAETVRQILLDEQDHLSDLATALGIDPPDPGIAD, encoded by the coding sequence GTGCCTGACAAAAAACAGCCCTCCATCACGCGCCAGCAACTCATCGACGCCCTCAACGAGGATCTCTCGCGCGAGTATCAGGCCATCATCGCCTACGTGAACTACTCACAGGTGCTCAAAGGCGCCGCCTACATGAGCATCGCCGACCAGCTCGAGATCCACGCCAAGCAGGAGCTCGATCACGCGCTCAAAATCTCCAAAGCAATTGACTACCTCGGCGGCATGCCCTCCGTCACGCCCAAGCCCGTCAAGACCTCCGAAAAAGCCGAGGACATGCTCAAGTTCGATCTGGAAAACGAGCGCGTCACCATCGCCAACTATCGCCGCCGCGTCCGTCAGGCCGACGAGCTGAACGAGTTTGCCATCGCCGAAACCGTCCGCCAGATCCTCCTCGACGAACAAGACCACCTCAGCGATCTCGCCACCGCCCTCGGCATCGATCCGCCCGACCCCGGCATCGCCGACTAA
- a CDS encoding FecR family protein, translating into MKLSSGALALFSLALCLPLTAQDAVTPLPSAAKPASVAAASTNTVGLSDIRIVRLSQVRGKVYIDRHIGRGFEEAFVNIPITGGVRLRTDLGLAEVEFEDNSALRLTPDTDVEFTLLKRNLAGATISNVKVLRGMVYASLAKTKDSTFTIAAGETSVQLYPASHIRLTVDSAKSNLSVLDGNVDFIDGSTTTALKRGKSLDFDIIGYKPPEPAKLEETAFDQWDRNGVDYQKQYSSLRSSGGTGLLYGTSDLNYYGGFVNMPGCGNVWRPYFASAAWTPYDNGTWAYYPSVGYSWVSPYPWGWMPYHSGTWMSCGAAGWGWMPGSQFMGLQNTALVSTSAGAGGSRSLVTAPLPPRSGSPAMVLVNARPLAVSSVSAPGTFTFRTNSAGLGVPRDAFGDLKSISSDVAHHGQVNTEIERSMIGPSPAFANGNRAGSGRDVSSASRSVATFSRPGNDARNGNMSSQSGWSQLSRDSMTRDSMRGGEPASAPMSRQATMTQSSGNSSGSSQGSTAASKK; encoded by the coding sequence ATGAAGTTGAGTTCCGGAGCACTCGCCCTCTTCTCTCTTGCGCTTTGTCTCCCTCTCACCGCGCAGGACGCTGTCACTCCTTTACCATCCGCGGCTAAACCGGCCAGTGTCGCCGCAGCTTCCACCAACACCGTCGGGCTCTCCGACATCCGCATCGTGCGCCTCAGCCAGGTACGCGGCAAGGTCTACATCGATCGTCACATCGGCCGCGGCTTTGAAGAGGCCTTCGTCAACATTCCCATCACCGGCGGCGTGCGGCTGCGCACGGATCTCGGTCTCGCCGAAGTTGAATTTGAGGACAACAGCGCGCTTCGCCTCACACCCGACACTGACGTCGAGTTCACGCTGCTGAAACGCAACCTCGCCGGCGCCACCATCTCCAATGTGAAGGTCCTGCGCGGAATGGTATACGCCAGCCTGGCAAAGACGAAGGACAGCACCTTCACCATCGCGGCGGGTGAAACCTCGGTACAGCTCTATCCCGCAAGCCACATCAGGCTCACCGTCGATTCCGCGAAGTCGAACCTGTCGGTGCTTGATGGCAACGTGGACTTCATCGACGGCTCAACGACGACCGCTCTCAAGCGTGGCAAGTCACTCGACTTTGACATCATCGGATACAAACCACCGGAACCCGCGAAGCTCGAAGAGACCGCGTTCGATCAGTGGGACAGGAACGGCGTCGACTATCAGAAGCAGTACTCCTCGCTTCGCTCGTCCGGAGGCACAGGTCTTCTCTACGGCACAAGCGATCTCAACTACTACGGTGGTTTCGTCAACATGCCCGGCTGCGGAAATGTGTGGCGGCCATACTTTGCCTCCGCCGCCTGGACACCGTATGACAACGGCACCTGGGCCTATTACCCGAGCGTTGGCTACTCCTGGGTGTCCCCATATCCTTGGGGCTGGATGCCCTACCACTCCGGCACGTGGATGTCCTGCGGAGCCGCGGGCTGGGGCTGGATGCCCGGAAGCCAGTTCATGGGTCTGCAGAACACGGCGTTGGTGTCGACCTCGGCAGGCGCGGGTGGCTCGCGTTCTCTCGTAACAGCGCCGCTTCCGCCTCGTTCGGGTTCGCCGGCGATGGTTCTGGTGAATGCACGTCCGCTTGCAGTATCGAGCGTCTCGGCCCCCGGCACCTTTACCTTCCGCACAAACTCGGCAGGTCTGGGTGTGCCGCGCGATGCGTTCGGCGACCTGAAGTCAATCTCGTCCGACGTAGCGCACCACGGCCAGGTGAACACCGAAATCGAGCGCTCAATGATCGGCCCGTCTCCGGCCTTCGCGAACGGCAACAGGGCAGGCTCAGGTCGTGATGTCTCGTCTGCTTCACGCTCTGTCGCAACCTTCAGCCGTCCCGGCAATGACGCCCGCAATGGCAATATGAGCTCGCAATCCGGATGGTCGCAACTCTCACGGGACTCGATGACTCGCGACTCGATGAGAGGCGGCGAGCCGGCAAGTGCGCCGATGTCGCGACAGGCAACGATGACGCAGAGCAGCGGCAACTCGTCGGGGTCCTCGCAGGGAAGCACGGCAGCGAGCAAAAAATAG
- a CDS encoding serine hydrolase, which yields MPGPKPTSSTPPVPLPPPNPKSPPQLTAQDVTAFLDGFLPLQLQRDDVSGATISIYQNGQPLILKGYGYADFKKKTPVDPVVTTFRPGSISKLFTYVSMMQLVEQGKLNLDTNVQQYLDFKINPGPRGIGDAPITLRNLATHTAGFEEELHDFGSDKSGKLPLDIRTFLIRNQPHRFAAPGKDLAYSNYGITLIGYIVQRVSGEPYVDYVQRHIFTPLGMTHSTFQQPLPKGFIATKGYLHTSADDTGFEGVTEVPAGGLSSTAADMAIFGQMLLGRGTYNGVQILQPASVALLLTPQFTPGPGVSPWDLGFYDEDRNGIRFIGHGGDLLACHSQFWIEPTHGLSFFISYNSAGAAQKARGELFNAFVDRYFPGAPNAHAGYVKLSAEQLHPYTGYFLTSRRADTTIFRLVGLQLRQIEATKDGNLTISTAKDFYGHPIDFHPVGNDSFYDETDQSTIHFERNAHGHVIGYATPSHSDRAPLLVSGAWLNIPLAVALLTMLLLVIAALVRAFRRFFQRKRMKLAPQPGTVWATFAIQLASFAVLALMVDFVVIISHASEVSSFYQLGHLGPWLRIEVLLAVIVFVTLIFAFFSALRALLRPLRVITKLKFAVVMFSCVYLGWFLLFFHLIASPTRY from the coding sequence ATGCCGGGCCCGAAGCCCACCAGCTCAACCCCGCCGGTTCCGCTCCCGCCGCCGAATCCGAAGTCGCCGCCGCAGCTCACGGCGCAGGATGTCACAGCCTTCCTCGACGGCTTTCTTCCGCTGCAGCTTCAGCGCGATGACGTCTCCGGCGCAACGATCTCGATTTATCAGAACGGACAGCCGCTGATCCTCAAGGGCTACGGCTACGCAGATTTCAAGAAGAAGACGCCCGTCGACCCCGTCGTGACGACGTTCCGCCCGGGATCCATCTCCAAGCTTTTCACTTACGTCTCGATGATGCAGCTCGTCGAGCAGGGGAAGTTGAATCTCGACACCAACGTTCAGCAGTATCTCGATTTCAAGATCAATCCCGGACCGCGCGGCATTGGCGACGCGCCGATCACGCTGAGGAATCTTGCGACGCACACTGCAGGATTTGAAGAAGAGCTGCACGACTTCGGCTCCGATAAATCCGGCAAGCTGCCGCTGGACATTCGCACGTTCCTGATCCGCAACCAGCCGCATCGCTTTGCCGCGCCGGGAAAGGATCTCGCGTACTCCAACTACGGAATAACGCTCATCGGCTACATCGTGCAGCGCGTCTCCGGCGAGCCATATGTGGACTACGTGCAACGTCACATCTTCACTCCGCTGGGCATGACGCACTCCACGTTTCAGCAGCCGCTGCCGAAGGGCTTCATCGCGACCAAGGGCTACCTGCATACGTCAGCGGACGACACCGGCTTCGAAGGAGTGACGGAGGTTCCAGCTGGCGGCCTCTCCTCGACCGCTGCAGACATGGCCATCTTCGGCCAGATGTTGCTGGGCAGAGGAACCTACAACGGCGTGCAGATCCTGCAGCCAGCCTCTGTAGCGCTGTTGCTGACACCGCAGTTCACGCCCGGGCCCGGCGTCAGTCCGTGGGACCTCGGCTTCTATGATGAGGATCGCAACGGCATACGCTTCATCGGCCATGGGGGCGACCTGCTCGCGTGCCACTCGCAGTTCTGGATCGAGCCCACGCATGGGCTCTCGTTCTTTATCAGCTACAACTCCGCAGGAGCCGCGCAGAAGGCTCGCGGCGAGCTGTTCAACGCCTTTGTCGACCGATATTTTCCGGGAGCGCCGAATGCCCATGCCGGGTACGTGAAGCTGAGCGCGGAACAACTGCATCCCTACACCGGCTACTTCCTCACCTCGCGACGCGCAGACACGACGATTTTCCGGCTTGTCGGTTTGCAGCTTAGGCAGATTGAGGCCACAAAAGATGGTAATCTCACGATCTCAACCGCGAAGGACTTTTACGGGCATCCGATCGACTTCCATCCGGTCGGGAACGACTCTTTCTATGACGAGACGGACCAGAGCACGATCCATTTCGAACGCAATGCGCATGGACACGTGATTGGCTACGCCACGCCAAGCCATTCAGATCGCGCACCGCTGCTCGTCTCGGGTGCGTGGCTCAATATCCCGCTCGCAGTTGCGCTCTTGACGATGCTGCTGCTCGTCATCGCGGCGCTTGTTCGCGCCTTTCGGAGATTCTTTCAGCGGAAGCGTATGAAGCTCGCGCCACAACCAGGTACAGTGTGGGCGACATTCGCGATTCAGCTAGCGTCGTTCGCTGTGCTTGCGCTGATGGTTGATTTCGTGGTGATCATCTCTCACGCGTCGGAGGTTTCGAGTTTCTATCAGCTCGGCCATCTCGGCCCGTGGCTGCGCATTGAGGTCCTGCTTGCCGTGATCGTGTTTGTCACGCTGATCTTTGCGTTCTTCAGCGCATTGCGCGCGCTGCTGCGCCCGCTGCGCGTGATCACGAAGCTGAAGTTTGCCGTAGTGATGTTCTCCTGCGTTTATCTCGGATGGTTCCTGCTGTTCTTCCATCTGATCGCGTCCCCGACCCGTTATTAG
- a CDS encoding DUF3179 domain-containing (seleno)protein, which yields MAENPNTFRFTAIATAIALIAVASVGIPLYVIRPFVPENPLALAFALELRRIAPVLTLVCVLGIVLLSAAAWKRMRLMARAGCVVALAIAALSVAASRINIFERMFYPNPEPSFVAAAQASVDNSDMVLAVGLGGERRAYPIRYLGYHHIINDTLGGQPIAITYCTLCHTGLVWSRVLDGRALYFHLGGINNGNALLRDAETSSIWQQSTGECIFGPLRGKHLALVSSEELSFALWRKENPNGTVLRPDPAVEAEYDPKDWEQHVARTRVVVDVSSSGINPHEIVFGIQIGGTHRAYLLRSLYGSRLIEDAPANGANRVLLGLGPDNSSVRAFDPGQLTFVRAQSPTEGAFMTDTDTGSTWNFQGCAVAGKLAGQCLKTVDGHKSFWFDWWNHYRDTTVYRG from the coding sequence ATGGCGGAAAATCCAAACACGTTCCGCTTCACGGCGATTGCAACCGCGATTGCACTCATCGCTGTAGCCAGCGTCGGCATTCCGCTTTATGTGATCCGGCCGTTTGTCCCTGAGAACCCACTTGCGCTTGCGTTCGCTCTTGAGTTGCGCCGGATAGCTCCCGTACTTACGCTGGTGTGCGTTCTCGGGATTGTTCTGCTCAGTGCTGCAGCATGGAAGCGAATGCGCCTCATGGCGCGCGCAGGCTGTGTGGTGGCTCTCGCGATTGCCGCACTCAGCGTGGCGGCTTCGCGTATCAACATTTTTGAGCGGATGTTCTATCCGAATCCGGAACCCTCGTTTGTAGCGGCGGCGCAGGCCAGCGTTGATAACAGCGATATGGTTCTCGCGGTCGGGCTCGGCGGCGAACGACGCGCTTATCCGATTCGCTATCTGGGGTATCACCACATCATCAATGACACTCTTGGCGGCCAGCCAATTGCCATCACGTATTGCACGTTGTGTCACACGGGACTGGTCTGGAGCCGTGTGCTCGATGGGCGAGCGCTGTACTTTCATCTCGGTGGAATCAACAACGGAAATGCGCTTCTGCGCGACGCCGAAACGTCGAGCATCTGGCAGCAGAGCACGGGCGAATGCATCTTCGGCCCTCTGCGCGGCAAGCATCTTGCGCTTGTTTCTTCCGAGGAGCTGAGCTTCGCGCTGTGGCGTAAAGAAAATCCGAACGGAACCGTCCTGCGGCCCGATCCCGCTGTCGAAGCCGAGTACGATCCTAAGGACTGGGAGCAGCACGTAGCTCGAACGCGGGTTGTCGTGGACGTTTCATCGTCGGGCATCAATCCACACGAGATTGTTTTCGGAATTCAAATCGGCGGCACGCATCGCGCATATCTGCTGCGGTCGCTGTATGGTTCGCGCCTCATCGAAGATGCACCTGCGAACGGTGCCAATCGTGTTCTTTTAGGGCTCGGCCCGGACAACTCGTCCGTCCGTGCCTTCGATCCCGGCCAACTCACGTTCGTTCGTGCGCAAAGCCCGACGGAAGGAGCCTTTATGACGGATACGGACACGGGAAGCACCTGGAATTTCCAGGGTTGCGCAGTTGCGGGCAAGCTCGCCGGGCAGTGCCTGAAGACAGTCGACGGCCACAAGTCCTTCTGGTTCGACTGGTGGAACCACTACCGCGATACGACGGTCTATCGCGGTTAG
- the glmM gene encoding phosphoglucosamine mutase, which translates to MRKLFGTDGIRAVAGEAPLDAKTIHAVGVALARKLAQQGHAVRVVLGMDTRESGPWITSTLIAGLREGGASAEFAGVITTPAIAFLARKHGFSAGVVISASHNPWQDNGIKVFGGDGYKLPDDVELDIEREIESVLAATSASRERSTELPPVNEEFRREYVHFLLSAVPGISLDNRCVVIDCANGAASVIAPQLFDSLKGTVEVTHASPDGRNINANCGALHPEVVAREVKERSASIGFTFDGDADRALFADEHGNVVNGDAVMLACARDLQARGELANDVVVATTMSNMGFEAALKRSGISMLRAPVGDKYVLEEMRKSGASLGGEQSGHILFPARATTGDGLLTALVVLDVVHRSGKTLGALIADLKNYPQVIVNVKVREKRPLDTIPSVASAIRSAEDELRDSGRVVIRYSGTEALARVMIEAESEAAMRRHADAIANAIRAELGV; encoded by the coding sequence ATGCGCAAGCTGTTTGGGACAGATGGAATTCGCGCGGTCGCAGGTGAGGCGCCGCTCGATGCGAAGACAATTCACGCGGTTGGTGTCGCGCTGGCGCGCAAGCTCGCACAGCAAGGCCATGCCGTGCGCGTCGTGCTCGGGATGGATACGCGCGAGAGCGGCCCCTGGATCACCTCCACGCTGATTGCCGGCCTGCGCGAGGGCGGCGCGTCCGCGGAGTTCGCCGGCGTCATCACAACTCCCGCCATCGCGTTCCTTGCCAGAAAGCACGGCTTCAGCGCTGGCGTCGTCATCTCCGCATCGCACAATCCGTGGCAGGACAACGGCATCAAGGTCTTTGGCGGCGATGGCTACAAGCTGCCCGACGACGTCGAACTCGACATCGAACGCGAGATCGAGAGCGTCCTCGCTGCCACGTCCGCAAGCCGCGAACGCAGCACTGAGCTTCCGCCGGTAAACGAAGAATTCCGCCGCGAGTACGTCCACTTTCTCCTCAGCGCCGTGCCTGGCATTTCGCTCGATAACCGCTGCGTCGTCATTGATTGCGCCAACGGTGCGGCCAGCGTTATTGCCCCGCAGCTCTTCGACTCGCTCAAAGGCACAGTCGAAGTCACGCACGCCTCGCCCGACGGACGCAACATCAACGCGAACTGCGGCGCTCTGCACCCGGAAGTCGTCGCGCGCGAGGTGAAAGAGCGCAGCGCCTCGATTGGTTTTACCTTCGATGGCGACGCCGACCGCGCGCTCTTCGCCGACGAGCACGGCAACGTCGTCAACGGCGACGCCGTGATGCTGGCATGCGCGCGCGACCTGCAGGCGCGCGGCGAACTCGCTAATGACGTGGTCGTCGCGACCACCATGTCCAACATGGGCTTCGAAGCCGCGCTGAAACGCTCCGGCATCTCCATGCTGCGCGCGCCGGTCGGCGACAAGTATGTGCTCGAAGAGATGAGGAAGAGCGGCGCTTCCCTGGGCGGCGAGCAATCGGGCCACATCCTGTTCCCTGCCCGCGCGACCACCGGCGACGGCCTGCTCACCGCGCTCGTCGTTCTCGATGTGGTTCATCGCTCCGGCAAAACGCTCGGCGCACTCATCGCAGACCTCAAGAACTATCCGCAGGTCATCGTGAACGTGAAGGTGCGCGAGAAGCGGCCGCTGGACACCATCCCGTCCGTTGCGTCCGCTATCCGCTCCGCGGAAGACGAGCTCAGAGACTCCGGCCGCGTGGTCATTCGCTACTCCGGGACCGAGGCTCTGGCGCGCGTGATGATCGAGGCGGAGAGTGAAGCCGCGATGCGTCGCCACGCAGACGCCATTGCCAATGCGATTCGCGCGGAACTCGGCGTCTAA